The proteins below are encoded in one region of Methanoculleus taiwanensis:
- a CDS encoding CBS domain-containing protein — protein MQIRDVMTKNPVVVPVEAPIREAARLLRTYRIGGLPVMKGDHIEGVITESDVLSLLDTGNLSDDLWLPSPLEIIEVPIREFINWERTKNALSDIGDMPVGEVMSSPAITIAEDADIEAAAALMLREGIARLPVVRERQLVGIVTRADIVRGVGAGAEESA, from the coding sequence ATGCAGATACGCGATGTTATGACGAAGAACCCCGTGGTCGTGCCGGTCGAGGCACCGATCCGGGAGGCGGCACGGCTGCTCCGGACTTACCGGATCGGCGGGCTGCCGGTGATGAAGGGCGACCATATCGAAGGGGTCATCACCGAGAGCGATGTGCTCTCCCTCCTCGATACCGGAAACCTCTCCGACGACCTCTGGCTCCCCTCCCCCCTTGAGATCATCGAGGTGCCGATCCGGGAGTTCATCAACTGGGAGCGGACGAAGAACGCCCTCTCCGACATCGGCGATATGCCCGTCGGGGAGGTGATGAGCAGCCCTGCCATCACCATCGCTGAAGATGCGGATATCGAGGCTGCTGCTGCTCTGATGCTCCGTGAGGGGATCGCCCGGCTCCCGGTGGTGCGCGAGCGTCAGCTCGTCGGGATCGTGACCAGGGCGGATATCGTCCGCGGTGTTGGGGCTGGAGCGGAGGAGTCGGCGTGA
- the argJ gene encoding bifunctional ornithine acetyltransferase/N-acetylglutamate synthase: MKSICAVDGVTAWGVKEGKYGLALIRASGNAAGVFTSNKVRAAPVELMMERMRRGTLDAIMVNSGCANAYTGERGYRDAVEMCEIGANALQLDPEAVGVASTGVIGRYLDLDRIRMQTGEVAKNLRRTGEAEDAAARAIMTTDLFPKHAVVKTESFTVGGITKGSGMIAPNMGTMLAFIYTDAEIETPGLHGLLRQATRRTFNRVVVDGDTSTNDVAFCTATGEAGPVDEHDLEVALEEVCRRLAVQIARDGEGATKLLEVTVRGAPDEEAAAEVARTVIASPLVKTAIYGEDPNWGRVVAAAGRAGVEFDPYAVSLSVGRGAEQTALVTRGAIVADLVQAKAAMHGDTVVFELDLAAGEGEATAWGCDLTEKYVEINGKYTT, from the coding sequence GTGAAGAGTATCTGCGCCGTCGACGGCGTGACCGCCTGGGGTGTGAAGGAAGGGAAATACGGCCTCGCCCTCATCCGCGCGAGCGGGAACGCGGCAGGCGTCTTCACCTCGAACAAGGTGCGGGCAGCACCGGTCGAACTGATGATGGAGCGGATGCGTCGTGGGACGCTCGACGCGATCATGGTGAACAGCGGGTGCGCCAACGCCTACACAGGTGAGCGGGGGTACCGCGACGCTGTGGAGATGTGCGAGATCGGCGCAAATGCCCTCCAACTCGATCCGGAAGCGGTCGGGGTGGCGAGCACCGGCGTCATCGGCAGGTACCTCGATCTCGACCGTATCCGTATGCAGACGGGAGAGGTCGCGAAAAATCTCCGGCGAACCGGCGAGGCGGAGGACGCGGCCGCCCGTGCGATCATGACCACCGATCTCTTCCCGAAGCACGCCGTCGTGAAGACGGAGTCGTTCACGGTCGGGGGCATCACCAAGGGGAGCGGCATGATCGCCCCGAATATGGGGACGATGCTCGCGTTCATCTATACCGACGCCGAGATCGAGACGCCCGGGCTGCACGGCCTTCTCCGGCAGGCGACCCGGCGCACCTTCAACCGTGTCGTCGTCGACGGGGACACGAGCACGAACGACGTCGCCTTCTGCACCGCCACCGGCGAGGCCGGCCCTGTCGACGAGCATGACCTCGAGGTCGCGCTCGAAGAGGTCTGCCGCCGGCTCGCCGTGCAGATTGCACGGGACGGTGAGGGCGCGACGAAACTTTTAGAGGTCACCGTCCGCGGAGCTCCAGACGAAGAAGCGGCTGCCGAGGTCGCACGGACGGTGATAGCCTCCCCGCTCGTCAAGACTGCAATCTACGGAGAAGACCCGAACTGGGGCAGGGTCGTCGCCGCGGCCGGCCGTGCGGGTGTCGAGTTCGACCCTTATGCCGTCTCGCTCTCCGTCGGCCGGGGGGCTGAGCAGACGGCGCTTGTTACGCGAGGTGCGATCGTCGCCGATCTTGTGCAGGCGAAAGCAGCGATGCACGGTGATACCGTGGTCTTCGAGCTCGATCTCGCCGCCGGCGAGGGCGAGGCGACGGCCTGGGGCTGCGACCTCACCGAGAAGTACGTGGAAATCAACGGGAAGTATACAACATGA
- the argB gene encoding acetylglutamate kinase produces MKREDVLMEALPYIQKFHGKTIVIKIGGHAMVDPNILETVIQDAVLLRYVGMKVVLVHGGGPEITEKMKAMGKEPKFVAGLRITDQETLEIAQMVLVGKINDGIVSLIANCGARAVGLSGNDGNLLIARKMDLQKIKIGDVEHEVDLGHVGEIEEVDPRVVHCLLEQGYIPVVAPIGIDRSGKSLNINADTAAAELATALGAFKLFNLTDVDGVMNADRSRIYHRLKLHEVEAMIEDGIIVGGMIPKLLGCMKAVGSGVTSAHIVNGNKGHNLLLELFTDEGVGTMLSV; encoded by the coding sequence ATGAAGCGAGAAGACGTTCTGATGGAAGCACTGCCCTATATCCAGAAGTTCCATGGCAAAACCATCGTGATCAAGATCGGGGGCCATGCGATGGTTGATCCGAATATCCTCGAGACGGTCATCCAGGATGCCGTCCTGCTCCGCTACGTGGGCATGAAGGTCGTGCTGGTGCATGGCGGCGGCCCTGAGATCACCGAGAAGATGAAGGCGATGGGAAAAGAGCCTAAATTCGTCGCGGGTCTCCGGATCACCGATCAGGAGACCCTTGAGATCGCCCAGATGGTGCTCGTCGGCAAGATAAACGACGGTATCGTCTCCCTCATCGCCAACTGCGGTGCCCGGGCGGTAGGCCTTTCGGGGAACGACGGCAACCTCTTAATCGCCCGGAAGATGGATCTTCAGAAGATCAAGATCGGGGACGTCGAGCATGAGGTCGATCTCGGTCACGTCGGCGAGATCGAGGAGGTCGATCCGCGTGTGGTCCACTGCCTGCTCGAACAGGGGTATATTCCGGTCGTTGCGCCGATCGGTATCGACCGATCGGGAAAGAGCCTGAACATCAACGCCGACACCGCAGCAGCGGAGCTGGCAACGGCACTCGGGGCGTTCAAACTCTTCAACCTCACCGACGTCGACGGCGTAATGAATGCCGACCGTTCGCGGATCTACCACCGGTTAAAACTCCACGAGGTGGAGGCGATGATCGAGGACGGGATCATCGTCGGCGGGATGATCCCAAAGCTCCTTGGGTGCATGAAAGCGGTCGGGAGCGGTGTTACGAGCGCTCACATCGTGAACGGAAACAAGGGGCACAACCTCCTTCTCGAGCTCTTCACCGACGAGGGCGTCGGAACAATGCTCTCGGTCTAA
- a CDS encoding site-2 protease family protein — protein sequence MLERIPLRERRDLVIAWLAISIAFTLIYVRGGITVENFILLFVMSLGTVGLAFVLHELAHKFVAMRYGYWAEFRKDNQMLLVAVVLAALVGVVFAAPGATYVYGNATRQQNGWISASGPITNLLLCIPFIGLVLLDAGGLIGLFGILGLRINAMIAAFNMLPVSVLDGRKVLAWNPVVFGILIAAAIGMLIWSLSL from the coding sequence ATGTTGGAACGTATCCCCCTGCGGGAACGCCGGGATCTCGTCATTGCATGGCTGGCAATATCCATAGCGTTCACCCTGATCTACGTCCGGGGTGGCATAACCGTCGAGAACTTCATCCTGCTCTTCGTGATGTCACTTGGAACGGTCGGTCTCGCATTCGTCCTCCATGAACTTGCCCACAAATTCGTCGCGATGCGCTACGGTTACTGGGCGGAGTTTAGGAAGGACAATCAGATGCTCCTCGTCGCCGTGGTGCTCGCGGCACTTGTCGGCGTGGTCTTTGCCGCGCCGGGCGCGACGTATGTCTACGGGAACGCTACCCGCCAGCAGAACGGCTGGATATCGGCATCAGGCCCCATCACGAATCTGCTGCTCTGCATCCCGTTCATCGGCCTCGTACTACTCGACGCAGGCGGTCTCATCGGCCTTTTCGGTATCCTGGGCCTCCGGATAAACGCGATGATCGCCGCCTTCAATATGCTCCCGGTCAGCGTCCTCGACGGGCGGAAAGTGCTCGCCTGGAATCCGGTCGTCTTCGGTATCCTCATCGCCGCTGCGATCGGGATGCTGATCTGGTCGTTGTCGCTCTGA
- a CDS encoding chorismate mutase, whose protein sequence is MSLETVRQEIREIDEAIIDLIARRQNLAGTVAHLKYEADLPIHDEQQKMLVLERVFTYAVESRIDPTAVRKIFEILIDMSEERQRECSGDGNLP, encoded by the coding sequence ATGTCACTCGAGACGGTGCGACAGGAGATCCGGGAGATCGACGAGGCGATCATCGATCTCATCGCACGGCGGCAGAATCTTGCAGGAACCGTAGCTCACCTCAAGTATGAGGCAGACCTCCCCATCCACGACGAGCAGCAGAAAATGCTGGTGCTCGAACGGGTCTTCACCTATGCTGTGGAGAGCCGGATCGACCCCACCGCCGTGCGGAAGATCTTCGAGATTCTCATCGATATGAGCGAAGAGCGGCAGCGCGAGTGCAGCGGGGACGGGAACCTGCCGTAG